The Brevinematia bacterium nucleotide sequence ATCAACCCTTTCCTTTCCCCAAAGATAGAACACACTTATTATGATCCCTGAAAGTATTGCAAACAGCGCTCCTCCAAGAGAAGGTGAGAGTAAATTTATTCCCAGCACCGTATTCAAGTATAAAGAAACTCCTACACCACCAAGCACAGAATGACTTATTGATCCCGCAATATAACTCATTCTATTCACCACAGTAAAACTACCAACAATTCCTATCGGAATACTTGACAAAAAAGCTGATATAACCGCATTCCTCACAAAAGACATCTCAGGATCAAAAAGTGCCTTAAAAAATTCCATACAACTAACCCGCATGTAACACCTTTTTACTCTTTCCAAAACACCCAAAAATCTCCGCTAATGCCTTATCTGGAGTAACACCATGTTCCTTAACCTTTCCACCACTTATGCATATAGTTCTATCTGTTAGATCATTCACAAAACCAGTATCGTGCGTAACAACTATTATTGTCTTCCAACCTTTAAGTCTCTCCAAAAGAGAATTTACAATTTCCTCACCTTCCATATCTATATTTGAGGAAGGTTCGTCAAGTACTAAGATACAAGGTGAAGAAGCTAAAGCCCTGGCGATCAGAACCCTTTGCTGTTGTCCCCCAGAAAGCGAAGAAAAGCTCTTCCTCATCAAATCAGAAATCTTTAACTCCTCAGCTAAAGCTTTGATTCTCTCTTTATCAACACTAAAAATCCTCCCAAAAGGTTTCAAAACTCCTCCAAATAGTACTTCCTCAACCGTTATAGGAAATTGAACATCAAAATTCCCAATTTGTGGCACATAACCAATCTTACCACTATAATCCTTAGGATCTTTCCCCAAAACCAAAACCCTACCTTCCCTAGGTCTCAAAAGACCCAATATGATCTTAACAAAAGTCGTCTTACCAGAACCATTAGGACCCACTACAGTTATAAACTCATTCTCGTAGATCTTCAAGCTAACATTCCTAAACAGCATCAAATCTTCGCTATAACCGAAACTTACATTTTCAAATGATACCACAACATTCATAGAATTACCTGTAACTATCCCTTATAAGAATAGCTATCCTCCTCATATTTTCAAGATAATCATACTCCAGAGGATTTATCTCAACTACAGTTCCTCTAATCTCCTTTGCTAGCACCTCAGCACTTTTCCTTGAAAAACCCGGCTGAACAAACACAACCTTTATCCCCTCCTCCTTAACAACTTTAAGGATTTTTACAAGCTCTCTCGGCGAAGGATCCTTACCTTCCCTCTCCAGTGCTATCTCAACAACCCCATACTCCTTCTCAAAATACTTAAATGCAGAGTGAAAAACTAAAAACTTCCTACCTCTGAGATCATAAAGAATTTTCCCAATCTCTTCGTGAAGTTCTTTTAACTTCTTCACCGTGTTTCTATAGTTTTCTTCATAAAAGTCTCTATTCTGAGGATCAAGACCAACAACAACTTTCAAGATGTTACTAGCCATCACTATCATATTAAGGGGAGAGAGCCATACATGAGGGTCATACAAACCAGAATAGTAATGATGTTCTTTACCAAAATGTTTCTCACTCAAAGCTAGCTTACTAAGCCCTTCGGACATATCAACAACTCTCACCTTTGGAAATGACTTTCTCACTTTACGAATAAGATTCTCTTCAGAATCCCCAAGGCCTAGAGAAAAGAACACCTCAGCTTTACCTACTTTCTTCACAAGTGAAGGAGAGACTTCAAAAGTGTGCGGATCCCTCCCCCTCTCAACAATAACCAAAACCTCAAACTTATTGCTAACTATACCATCAACAAGCCACTTTTGTGGCAAAATTGTGGTAAATATTACCCTTTTCTCACCATACCCTATAAGTGCAAAAGAAAAAACTATAAAAGAAAACACAACAAACTTTAACTTTGCTAAAAAGCCATTAATAAAACACATATACGAATACAAATGTTTTATATAATATACAAAATTCTATCACTTAGGTCAAGATTATATACTATCACATCTCTTGACACTACCAAAAAACATCAAAAACATCATCAAATACCTTAACCACTATCCCTACCTTCACTATACACCATTCCCGATAAGACTGTGAGAAAAGCAGAAAACAAAACTAATAGCAAACTCCAGACTCATTTTTGTTAGTTTATTGAAAAGCAAAGTCCTTTCTTAGATAATATCAGTATGACATTACTAAGTTTCGTGAAAAGTTTCCTAAACAGTAAAGGCTTCTCTCTTGTAGAGATTCTGATAGTGCTAGCAATAATAGGAATATTACTGACAATAGCTATACCAAACCTGTTTAAGGCCGAAGAAGCTACAAGAAAAAGAGCTACGGAAATGGAAATCAGGGGAATAATAGCTGCGATATACAACTATAAACTAGCTACTTACTCCTTGCCTAAATCTCTGAGAGACCTAGTAGATGGAGGATACATAAAGTCCAGTGCGCTTTATGATGAATGGAACAGTGAATATAAGTTTGAGACAAGAGGTAACAAAATAGTTATAGTAAGTCCAGGTCCTGATAGAAAGCTTGGCACGAAAGACGATATATCAGTAGAAGAGATATTTTAGTTACCAAGTAAGAAATGTAAATTAGACCTCATTGCTTTTGAATTTTGGTTTCTTGAAAGACTAAGAGAAAACCAAATATAATACTTTTCTAGGGTAAGGTGTATGAAGAAGGGCATTCATCCTGTACTGAAGGTTTCTAAGGTGAGGTGCGGTTGCGGAAATGTTATTGAAATATTATCCGTTTTTGAAGAAGAACACATAGAAGTGTGTTCCAATTGTCATCCATTTTATACTGGTAAGAGAAAAATCGTTGATACTGGCGGTAGAGTTGAGAAGTTTAAAAAGAGGTATAAAGTCAAGTAGTTTATGTATAAGCTAGTAGTGGAAGGGGGACACAGGCTATTTGGTGAGGTTGAAATAAGCGGTGCCAAAAATTCCGCTCTCCCTATAATGTGCGCTTCTCTTCTAATTGAGGATGATGTAGTCATCCACAATATTCCAGATCTAGAGGACGTAAGAGTAATGAAAGTCCTTCTAGAGAAGCTAGGTAAGGAGATTCTGTTTTCCAATAACACCATGGTGATAAAAACTAGAAGTGAAGATGCGTATGAAGCCCCCTACGAGATAGTGAAGAAAATTAGAGCATCAATAGCAGTTTTAGGACCTCTGCTTGCTAAAAGAAAAAAAGCTAGAGTTTCATTTCCCGGAGGTTGTGCAATCGGTCCTAGGCCAGTTGATCTGCATATCAAGGGAATGAGAATACTAGGAGCTAGCGTTAAGGTTGAATACGGCTACATAGTTGCCGAAACAGATGGACTTACCGGAGGTCTTGTCAACATGCTTGGAGTTAACGGAACAAGCGTTGTTGCTACCGAAAACGTTATGATGGCAGCAACCCTAGCAAAAGGAACTACTGTCATTGACAACGCTGCTATGGAACCAGAGGTTGTTGACTTAGCAAACTTTCTCATAAAGTGCGGAGCTAAAATCAAAGGACATGGAACAAATACAATAGTTATTGAAGGTGTGAAAAAGCTTAGAGGAGCTGAATACACAATCATCCCCGACAGAATAGAGGCAGGAACATATATCTTAGCAGGTATGATGACAAATGGAGAAATCATCGTTAAAAACTGTGAACCCAACCATCTCAGAGAACCCATAAATGTGTTTAAACAGATGGGTGCTAGAGTAGAGATACTTGATAAAAATAGAATACTTGTAAAAGGTGTTGAAAAATATGAACCTGTAAATGTCACTACTCTCCCCTACCCACTCTTTCCAACAGACTTACAAGCACAACTGATGGCAGTCTTAACCAAAGCCAA carries:
- a CDS encoding metal ABC transporter ATP-binding protein gives rise to the protein MNVVVSFENVSFGYSEDLMLFRNVSLKIYENEFITVVGPNGSGKTTFVKIILGLLRPREGRVLVLGKDPKDYSGKIGYVPQIGNFDVQFPITVEEVLFGGVLKPFGRIFSVDKERIKALAEELKISDLMRKSFSSLSGGQQQRVLIARALASSPCILVLDEPSSNIDMEGEEIVNSLLERLKGWKTIIVVTHDTGFVNDLTDRTICISGGKVKEHGVTPDKALAEIFGCFGKSKKVLHAG
- the rpmE gene encoding 50S ribosomal protein L31, producing the protein MKKGIHPVLKVSKVRCGCGNVIEILSVFEEEHIEVCSNCHPFYTGKRKIVDTGGRVEKFKKRYKVK
- a CDS encoding prepilin-type N-terminal cleavage/methylation domain-containing protein, whose protein sequence is MTLLSFVKSFLNSKGFSLVEILIVLAIIGILLTIAIPNLFKAEEATRKRATEMEIRGIIAAIYNYKLATYSLPKSLRDLVDGGYIKSSALYDEWNSEYKFETRGNKIVIVSPGPDRKLGTKDDISVEEIF
- the murA gene encoding UDP-N-acetylglucosamine 1-carboxyvinyltransferase; this encodes MYKLVVEGGHRLFGEVEISGAKNSALPIMCASLLIEDDVVIHNIPDLEDVRVMKVLLEKLGKEILFSNNTMVIKTRSEDAYEAPYEIVKKIRASIAVLGPLLAKRKKARVSFPGGCAIGPRPVDLHIKGMRILGASVKVEYGYIVAETDGLTGGLVNMLGVNGTSVVATENVMMAATLAKGTTVIDNAAMEPEVVDLANFLIKCGAKIKGHGTNTIVIEGVKKLRGAEYTIIPDRIEAGTYILAGMMTNGEIIVKNCEPNHLREPINVFKQMGARVEILDKNRILVKGVEKYEPVNVTTLPYPLFPTDLQAQLMAVLTKAKGISIIVEKVFQNRFAHAAEMNRMGADITIENASAIIKGVDKLYPATVMASDLRGGAGLIIALLGADGTGELLRLYHVDRGYERIEEKLSKLSAKIKREKTDII
- a CDS encoding zinc ABC transporter substrate-binding protein, coding for MCFINGFLAKLKFVVFSFIVFSFALIGYGEKRVIFTTILPQKWLVDGIVSNKFEVLVIVERGRDPHTFEVSPSLVKKVGKAEVFFSLGLGDSEENLIRKVRKSFPKVRVVDMSEGLSKLALSEKHFGKEHHYYSGLYDPHVWLSPLNMIVMASNILKVVVGLDPQNRDFYEENYRNTVKKLKELHEEIGKILYDLRGRKFLVFHSAFKYFEKEYGVVEIALEREGKDPSPRELVKILKVVKEEGIKVVFVQPGFSRKSAEVLAKEIRGTVVEINPLEYDYLENMRRIAILIRDSYR